ATCACAGTATTTGAATTGAGTATTTTTcgaatttaagaaaataaaaattattttctctcccaTACTCTTCACTGCACAGTGGAGCAAGAACAAAGCTTCTATAAAGGAAAAACACTTGcagttttccaaatgaaaaaaaaaattaaaaaaaaataaaagtagtgcTTTGGAATAGGTagcttttcttgaaaaatgtgttactccaaaaagaaaaccagtgttactcaagtttttttttaatttttttttttatgtatctcttgctttttcttggtACTTTGCACGTTATTAGTGCAAGTGCCCCTATGCTCAAACCTATATATTTGTAGGATAGCAATGTGGCAGATGATTACCTTGTCTAAAGTAACTGTAAGATACATGTAACATGGTTGGACCCAGAATATCCTGAACAGTGTTAGCTTGGTCCTTTTGCCTGTGTAAGAAAACCATACCAATGGGTCTGCTCAACCTGCAGGTTCAAACTGGCTGTTTACCCACCTTGTACTATTTTCTAAGACACCTTGTTTTTGCTCACAGCTGACTGCAAATATGTCCACATTCCAACAGTGTTTACAGTCAAATGGGCAAGACCAATTATTTAGTCTTGTGTACTTAAAGCATAAAAATCTTTTGTCTGTAGGCAGATGGGCAAATCTTGTGGATCAAAGTCCTAGGATGGTCTTCAGCTGCTCCAAtagcttaaaaaataacttaatggAGTTTGATAAACACTGTTGTATGGTGCTGGCAAGCCCTGCTGAAAGGACATAATGCAAAAATGAAGTTGATGAGTATGAGCTGAGTATCTGGTTCAGCTGATGATCACCAAGAGACAGGGTCACTGGCCAAAAGCTAATGCTGAAGAGTAGGGGAAAAGCTTAAAGTTCATGGGAGTTGTTTTGCTGGATACTGGTTGTAAGGGCTTGCTAAGCCAGTCTATGGCATCCACAGGATGCATAGCCAAGCGTGCAAGAATATGACTTCTTCAGGCACACATCACACTAGTAAATGGCAAAGTTAATGATGTGGACTGCTCTGTTTACCCAAGGTGTGGAAAAAAGCAACTGTTACCCAGAATCAGTTTCTGAAAGTGTATAATTAGAACTCCTCTATACGTCAGCTGCTTTGAACTCAATGTAGCATTTTCTGCAATGACGTAGGAGTGATACTGAACAAGGTAAAAAGGAGGAAGTACACCTGCTTGGCTTACGAGTAATAACATCCAAATTAGGAAGTTTAGTCctcttggtttttgttggttttcttttaatgtaataaGAGGCAATAAACCCACCATTTTAAATTAAGGAAATAAGGACAGTGGTTCTGATATAGCCAGGATTGCTGAAACAAACACATCATTGTAGAGTCTGAAGCATTTAAGCTTGAAAAGGGACAACAGTTGATGAAAAGaccataaaaacaaaatgaagaacaACTAAAcggaaaaaaacctttttaacTGGTTACAGTCACTTTGGTTTTGAAGCTGTACCTTttttataatttgtattttcttgatTACATCAGTAAACTATATGGGTCATaaagaagaagcaaaatatAATCAATGAAAACATAAACTGTTCTCTTTTACACATTTCAGGTATGGCCTGAAGTTAGAAAAGGTCAATTTCCACAGAGCTTCACTAACCGATTTTTATCAGAGGTATGGGGTTTTAACACATTATTTCAGTTGGTTTATAtacttacaaaatattttattgagaTTTAATCTCTTTTTGCAGGCAtccataataaaaaaaatgctttcaggaGACTCTTCAGGAAGATTGTCTGCATCTGAAATACTGGAGATTTTAAAGCCTGTTCCTAGAGTCAACTCACTTGAACCTAATACGGTGTAACTGCCCTTTTAAAAGGCTGAAATCCAGCACTCAACATCTGATGACATCTGAAATTGATGAAACAACAGTAAATGTCAGAAGCAACAGCAAGGATTTGTCTTTTCCTTGGTGTTTTGCCTTCCTGCCATTGAAGAGCTTGTTAGGTCATCGCATCACCATTCACAGCCAGCAACTGCAGATCAAGACAGCCTATTTCTGAAAGCAGTCACTTCTGATTCTTACCTGGAAGCACAGATTGTGGATGAGCTTGAACTGTATTGTACAATAAGTATAGGAACCCAGTCCTTGTCTCCTAGAAGATTAAATTGATGTGGTGCTAACTGGCCTGGGGCAAATCCCTATATGCATGCTCTTAATGCTACAGCCATTATCACCTGAGATTATCTATTGCTTTTCATGGAAGAAGTACTGTCTTGTGGTGACTCAAAACTTTCTGATTTGTTCAGTGATGTTTTTAATAATGACTAGGATGCTCTCATTAATACGAAGACTAATTTTGTTAGAAAATATACTAGAAATAGGTGTGGGTTATTCTTCACTGAATTTCAGTTAAGGTGAACAAAATTATCTTCACAAATCTGTTGAATATGTAGCACCTTCAGTGCTCTagaatttaaaaagacataCTTCTAAAGCAAGCCCTCCTTGACAGTGTTAAATGTTAAGCATTCAGGTTCTAGGAAATGTAGTTTAGATTTGTTCTAAACTTTTGAAAACCTTGGATTTTGaggtgtttttcattttgtttttctttcctgaaaggaaCACTGAAGGTGTTCTTAATGTAGAAAAATTCTCCAGTTTCGTCAGTagtcatggaattgtcagaattggaagggacctctagagatcatccagtccaagccccatgctggagcaggattacctagagcacatcactcaggactgcatccagaaGGGTCTTGatatctccagaggagactccacaacctccctgttTCAGCATTCCATCACCCTCACTCtacagaagtttcttctaatatttaaatggaactatgttccagcttgtgcccctTGCCTttcgtcctgtcactgggaactactgaaaagagtctggctccatcctccttacactcACCCTctagatacttgtaggcattaataaggtctcccctcagccttctcttctccaggctggagtcccagctctctcagcctttcctcttaagagagatgctccaatccctcagtcatctttgttgccctccactggactctctctagtagtttcctgcctctcttgaactgggaaccccagaactggatgcagtattccagatgtggcctcaccaggaccGAATATTTTAAATCCTGTGCTGAGAGAGCACCTTAAATGTTCGCTACCATACTGCTAAGGTTTTAATTCCTTATTGTAATACCAAGGCAAAACTAACCCTTAAAGAGTTAACCTCTAAGGTACTGAGTGCCTCTGAAGACCTTACTGTCAGGACCACAAAAGGTAAAAGCAGTTTGCATGTTACTTTTTAGTCGCTGTTCAAGGAGTTCAGACTTGCCTGGACTGGCatagttatttttatattcttatgGACATTACTGCTGATCTGTTGCAAGTATTTGCTGCTAAATAAAACAGTGATTTTCCGTATTTCTGTAAAGTcgaagttgggttttttctccttatCATGAATCAGTTACATAGAACATTTCACCATTCTGGActaattagtatttttctgcagtggttAAGAGCTGGGAGAAATTATATCCTGACACAGACAAAATACCACCAGTTGCACTTTCTGTTCCCTTTCACCTATAGAAGTACTCTTACAATATGAAAACTGGTATCTCACAGACTTAGGCTGAGTTCTTGGACAAAGCACCATTACCTTCTTATGTAATAATTAGGTTGTCCCAGTAGTTTTTCATACTTTTTATTTGTAGTACGTGTGTACTTCAGCAGTACCTTTCTGTTAGTGACTTTTTACAGTAGGAACTGCTGTTCCCTAAAAATAAATGGTCTATTAAAATTTAgttttttatagaaaaaaaccccaatgacGTGATCTGGTACTATTTAGTTATGCAAAATACACACAATCACATACAACAAATATTGGTTCAAATAATGTCACTGCACTGtttcacaaatgtttttttcccattgggTTTAAgatagtaaggaaaaaaaaagtctcatatTTAGTCATTTCTGtcaaggtgaaaaaaaccctgtataaCACATCATACAACAGAGTAACTAGCCAGTATTTACTCCCTTACTCAACCTTGAATTTTGTTAGCTGATCTTGTTCCATTGGGCAGGGCATAACCAAAGACTGTGGAATACTTAACCTGCCTCATAATTACTGTAGTTCAATTATGAATGCAAAGTTTTAATTCCTAATAAATTGTGCATCAAGCAGGAAATCTGTAAGATGCTTCAGAAAGGTGAGTTTAATTTCTCAACGAAACTATTCTTCTGCACACTTTGGTATGAAGTCTTTAATACAGCACAGCTCCAAACCTTCTAAAATACATTATGAACTCCACATACTTATCTAGGATTCCTTCCTCTAGAAAGGCTTTAGTCGTGATCAGCAGCACTGTCTCCAGGGCAGTTTGAAGATAAATCTTCAGAGTCTACAGGATAAGCAGAGAAAGTAATTCCAGCTCAAAGGATGGGAAAAATAAAGGTACTAAAATAATTGAAGAATCCATGTAAAGCAGATAAAATAGAATTCAAGGTTTGCAATGCATTATTTCCAacctttgttttaaaactgtgaacataaattctgttatttttggTGCAGTGGAACTGGATAGTGTTCTGGTTCAGAAACGTCTGCAAGcatttgcagctttttctggtactaattttaatatctgaatttttttaaacgGAATTAGTATGAATACCAACTCAAATAAATGCCAGTATGCTTGGTTGGTTCTTTTTTGGGTGAATGTATCACCTAAAAATTGGCTTATAATCAAAACCTGCAAAGCTTTGTACAAAAACCAGCAGCCTGGAAGGAAAATTTGCTATGGAGATGTGAAAGACTGTAGTAAGAGAAACATAAAGGACCTACTTGAGTGTAGCTGCATAAGCAAAGGAAAACGCAAGACAGGTTTACCCTCACCTTCATAAGTTGTTCCACACCAAATGCAGTAGAAGTGTTGTTCTCTCAAATAGGCAGTCAGGATCTGTAGCTTTTCTGACACCTAGAGATATGTACAGGTGTGCAATAAGCTGGGGTCCGCATGGCATGGAACAGTTGGAGCTACTAGCTTTGCTAAAACAGATTGTTTAAACTTTTGCTATAAAAGCCACACAAAACTGTAGCTCAGTAAGGCATGTAGTTTTCCAAATCTTTATAGCATATGGCACAGGAATTCATCTCTGGAAAATTGTTTGCTCATCCTTCTTTCCAGCTAAGAAACCTGCACAGAAGAGAGAGCTAAAAACATTATCGAGCTAccttatttaaataatatattttggtGGAATTTTTCACACCTCATCTCTGCAAATCAAACATATAAGGCTAAACAAACAGCTGTGTAATCTAGTCTTCAAAGATGTGAATTTCCAGTGTCCATCTTGTGCTAATCTGTAAAGCATTTTCATATATTTCTTAGTGATTCTAAAATTCAGCATAAGACATGAGATGAGGCATACAAAATTAGAACTCAAATGCAAGTAACTGTGATGAAATACATAACCTTGCATATCATGGCTAAGACACAAAACCATTTAATTTCTAAGCTACTTTTTTCAAAGATCAGCTTCAAAACAGATGAGCAATTAATCAgtggttttgtattttatcaTGTAACTGCTATAAAAACTGCTGCTCTAAGATTGCGAAGAGGTCATTCACTACAGCTTGGAAAGTAATATGTATACATTTATCCTTTATACATACATGCAATTTAAAGAAAGATTACATTTAATTCTTTTAGTTACAGGACTTACACTTAAGTCTGAGCTTGCGCATGCATCTTCCTTGTCTTCCtcatttttgtcttcctcttcAGGTTCTATCCAATACCAAGTCTCCTTGGGAACATCAATACCCttaaataatgaagaatttaaatgaaaattatctgTCTCTGTAGGTTTTCTCGTAAGATGctggataaaaataatttctaatagGTGAAATGTtaggttttaaaatgttactatACAGTATAATCAAGAATTGCTAGAGCTGTAGTGGGAAACTACAGTGGTCAACAAGAAGGGTTACTCAGTTTATAAAAACAAGTAAATGCATGCTGAGTTCTACTCCATCTGTGTTCTGTATGTGAAAGGCAACATAATCCCACACCAAGGCTGTGAACAGATAACTCTTTTTTATCAGTTGAAGACATGCTGCCCCAAGTTATTTTATGAAAAGATCACACAGTGCTTCCTAATACACTTCAGGTAAAGCTAAAGGAAGATGAATAAACAAAGATGATGATCTAAGCTAATTCAGCCAGTTTAGTGTGAAGCAGACTTAGGAGTATCAAACAATGTCAGCAGAACTTGTGGGGCAGTATTAACCTCCCACTGGTtaactggagaaaaataagtaCATAAGGTTTTCAAGTGGCATAAGTTTGCAGTAGTTCACTGCTATTACCCATGCTATtccttggaaaatattttggtttgggCTTGGTTTTTGTTTAAATGGTTCTTTGGCCAATCTGCTGATTCTCTCAGTGACCATCTCCATCCTTGGTGACactcaaaagctgtctggacatggtcctggacAACCTGCtttaggtgaccctgcttgagcaggagtATGGAGAAAATGACCTCCAAAGTCCTGTCCAATGTCAACTACTCTGTGATGATGGTTCTCCCTCATTTGAGACAAACTGTATGCTCATTTAGAACAGCCTGACACTGGCTACTGAAAGATAGGTGAACAGCTCAAAAGTGATCACTAGAATAAAGGAGCAAAACCAGGTGAGCTATGATGATGCAAATTAACATGGGTCCTCATGTAAGTTATGAGGCTGGTGTACCCTTTCAAATATCTTAATGGAGCAAACAtatgctttgaaatattttaagaagatTGAAGTGATATCAAGACTTCAGGCTAGTTACCTAACAATTTTAGAGAACTTTGAAGAATTGAATCACTACTTTGTTTGTAGCCTGTATCTCTAACCTATAAACCTTCCTTCCAAGCCCAAAAACTGTTAAGTCTCACATTTTGCACATCCAATTGCTGGCAGGCCCTCTGGCTTTTTCGGAGGTCCCCTTCCATCTTACGttcttcttgtttgtttttgaatcTTACtctgttaagaaaaaatagACAACTAAAATGAGCAGGCAGACAAGCAGTGAGACAgcttttctaaaatacaaaatttaagaTTCTAGCCCTACTAATTCTCTCAGACCAGGACAACACTGAAAGTTAAGAAGTCCTTCTGATATTGCTTCTGTGGAAGTGCACATGTATTTAATTGGATTTATACCTTCAAGACAGTGCTTTTTTGATCACAATGCACAGCACATTCTTTCTTCACCAGGTTTTCGTAATGTATGAAAAAGTGGTTCACTAAACATCTGTAAAAGATACCCTAGGCTCCACATCTAACAAGCGAatcaggagaaaataaaaatagtaagaCCTAAACAAACTTacccttatttttaaaaccattgtAGCAACATTGCTCAGGATTATCTGTGGATTTTATACTAAAAAAGATTACACAGAtctatttcattaaaaagttgAAAATTACCTGAAGTCATCTGCAGCTTGttcatttgcttgttttttcatGTGGAGTTTTTGTCTAtagttttccagtttttcttcagcttttcgCTTCTTTAATTCATCATGACCAAGCCCACTTCTGCCTATGTAAGATTAAAACATGAATGTAAGCAACTGAGAAGCTCTGATACTCAACTAAGTTAATTAGGAAGTTTCACAAACCTGTTTTTATGTTCAGAGGAATAGGTTCAACAATGCcttctcctgtgaagaaaaaaataggtcaATTTAAGAAATACAGTCTTTCTCAAACTAAGATTTGTGTGGTAAATTCAAGCAGGCAAGCTGCTTTGGCcattaaatatgtaaat
The Apus apus isolate bApuApu2 chromosome 3, bApuApu2.pri.cur, whole genome shotgun sequence genome window above contains:
- the GPATCH11 gene encoding G patch domain-containing protein 11 isoform X3, translated to MEEDEEEDYMSDLFIKQDVRPGLPMVRRVKEAIQKEEKQKEANEKNRQKSIKEEEKERRDLVLKSALGNENKGFALLQKMGYKSGQALGKSGEGIVEPIPLNIKTGRSGLGHDELKKRKAEEKLENYRQKLHMKKQANEQAADDFRVRFKNKQEERKMEGDLRKSQRACQQLDVQNTLKIYLQTALETVLLITTKAFLEEGILDKYVEFIMYFRRFGAVLY
- the GPATCH11 gene encoding G patch domain-containing protein 11 isoform X1; this encodes MEEDEEEDYMSDLFIKQDVRPGLPMVRRVKEAIQKEEKQKEANEKNRQKSIKEEEKERRDLVLKSALGNENKGFALLQKMGYKSGQALGKSGEGIVEPIPLNIKTGRSGLGHDELKKRKAEEKLENYRQKLHMKKQANEQAADDFRVRFKNKQEERKMEGDLRKSQRACQQLDVQNGIDVPKETWYWIEPEEEDKNEEDKEDACASSDLSVSEKLQILTAYLREQHFYCIWCGTTYEAGITFSAYPVDSEDLSSNCPGDSAADHD
- the GPATCH11 gene encoding G patch domain-containing protein 11 isoform X2, which codes for MEEDEEEDYMSDLFIKQDVRPGLPMVRRVKEAIQKEEKQKEANEKNRQKSIKEEEKERRDLVLKSALGNENKGFALLQKMGYKSGQALGKSGEGIVEPIPLNIKTGRSGLGHDELKKRKAEEKLENYRQKLHMKKQANEQAADDFRVRFKNKQEERKMEGDLRKSQRACQQLDVQNGIDVPKETWYWIEPEEEDKNEEDKEDACASSDLSVSEKLQILTAYLREQHFYCIWCGTTYEDSEDLSSNCPGDSAADHD